The DNA sequence CCGATTTTGCCAAAATCAGAATTTACGCCTCGCGGATTGATGCCGCCGGCACCTGAAAAAGAAGGCATGCAATAAGTTTTTTGAATAAGCTAAGACCTTTGCCGGATTCTGTATGTATGGGAATGTGGCAGAGGTCTTAATTTTTTGTAGTCGAAGCATTGAAAAAGTATGGCGGCAAGATCAAGTCTTGCATTATTTTTCCGCTTCACCGGCGCTAATCTGTGAAAGCCGTATTTGTTTTACGCTGTCGCCGCTCGGTGCAAATTGCGCCAGTATGCGGCTATCCCCCGTGCTGAACCATTCGTGTTGCGCCTGATGCGGCGGTTGCGGGTTGAGCAGTTGCGCGGCGGTGAGTATGCGGCGGGTGTGGCGGGCGACGGCGGCGCCGCTGTCGATGATGTTAACCTGCGGCAATCGCGCCGCCAATTGTGCGCGCAAATAGGGGTAATGGGTGCAGCCCAGCACCAATTGGTCGATACCTGCGGCGGCAAAGGCGCTACAGTGCACATCCAATAATGCCGCCATTTCCTTACTGTGCAATTGATTGTTTTCAATCAGTTCGACCAATCCGCTGCCGCTGCGCGCCAGCAGTTTGATGCCTTTGCTTTTTACATGGTTTTCCACGCCGGCAAGGAATTTTTCGCTTGCCAAAGTGGCTTTGGTAGCGAGTACGCCGATGCTGCCGCTGTGTGTGGCAAGGGCGGCGGGTTTGACGGCGGGTTCGACGCCGATAATCGGCAGGCGGTATCGGCTGCGCAATGCGGCGGCGGCAAGGGCGGTGGCGGTGTTGCAGGCAATGATGATGAGTTTGCAGCCGCGCTCGATGAGAAAGGCGCAGTCGGCTTCGCAGAGGGCGAGGATTTCGGACGGACTTTTGTCGCCGTAGGGTGCGTTGGCATTGTCGGCGAGGTAGCAGGTGTTTTCCTGCGGTAATTCGGTTTGCAGCGCCTGCCAAATACTGCTGCCGCCGATGCCGGAATCAAATAGTCCGATGGCTGCCGATGACATGGCTTTCCTTGTAAAGGGCTTCTAGTGCTTGGCAGAGCGGCAGCAGTTGCCGTTCGCTATCATGGCTCGGGCTTTGTTCCAAGCGCCGAATGTAGGCACTAAGGGCATCGGGTTTTTCTTTGCCGTACATGATATTGAGGAGCGGTTCTAGGGTGCTGTCGCTGAGGGCGTTTTGCTGTCCGCGGTGTGCCGCCAAGGCGGAGAGGCGCGAGACGAGGCGGTAGTTTTCCTGCACGGCGTTCATGGCTTGGCTTTGCTGCTGTTCGGTGGCGAAGCCGGCAAGGGCGGCGGCTTGTTCATGAACGCGACGACGGCTGGCGCGGTAGGCAAGGTCGTCGCGTTGTTCTTGATGGAGTTGCGCGCTAATCACGGCAAGATAATCGGCATTGGCTTGCAGGGCGTTGCGGATGAGTTGCGGTAAGGATTGGTAGCGCCGTTCGGGAAAAATCCATTGCACGCAGCTCCAAGCGATTGCCGCGCCGAGCAGGGTATCGAAAACCCGCCGCCAAACGGCACCGCCCAAATTAACGTCTATCAAAGCAAAGCCGATAAAGACTTGTACGGTAATGAAAAAGGTGGAAAAGCTGTAGTTGCGGGCGCGGAAGTAAAAGAAAAAGGTGTTTGCCAGCACTAATAAGCTCAGCAGGGTGATGCGTTCCGGCGCCAATAGGGGCAATAAACCGCCGACCAGTACGCCGATTAAGGTGCCGATGATGCGTTGCACCAGTTTGCTGCGCGTAGCGGCGCGGTTGGGCTGGCAGACGAATACGGCGGTGAGCAATATCCAATAGCCAAGGTGCAGGTCTAGGCTTTCAACGATTATCACGCACAGGCAACTCATCAGGCTCATGCGCAAGGCATGGCGGAAAAAGGGCGATTGGGCGTGCAGATGGACGCGCAGGCGCTGCGGAATTTGCCGCCAATCGGAGAGTTGGTTGTTGTGCAGGCGGTCTTGCGCGTGCATGGCGCTGTCCTGTGCCTGCTCTGTTTTGCCTAATTTTTCCAATTGCAGGCTGATTTTTTCCAGATTTCGCAGTACGGCGGCAAGGCTGTGTTCTTGCGGCGCTTGGGCGAGATGATGCTGCCAAGCCTTGTGCAAACCGACTTGCGCGCGCAACAAGGCGGGCGGGCAGTCAAAGCTCTGTTCTGCGGCAAGGGCTCGGGCATAGGCACGGCAAGCCTGCGCCTGCAAATGAATCAGGCGTTCGATGCGAAAGAGCAAATCGCTGTGCGGCAGGCGCGTCAGCAGGTCTTGATAATCGACGTGCGCGGCGCTGATGCGTTCGTGGATGTCCTGCGCGCTGAAAAAATCTTGCAGTTGGCGGCGGCGCAAAGGCGACATTTTGCCGCCCGCCAAGCGGTTGAATAATACGTCGCGGCTGTGGTTAAAGGCTTCCGCCACTTTGCCGGTCAGACCGGCGAGGCGGTATTCCGCTGCCGTCAATTGCGCTTTTTCATCAGGCGCGAAGAACAGGGCTTTTTCGTCCATATAATCCGCCAATACGCGAAAAGAGGCGGCAAGACTTTGCTGCACGGGGTGGTTGGGGAAGAGTAATTGAAAGCCCAGCATGCTGGATTGGCAAATCAGCGCACCGAGCATAATCAGCAGCGGATTGGCATACCAAGGCAGGGCGGCATTGTCTGCCAGCAAGGTGTATAGCGCGACGACAAGGCTGCAAAAGCCGATGGTGCGGTAGCGCGTATCGATTGCCCCGAGCATGGTGCTGAAAAATGCCAGCACCGCCATGAGCAGGAATAAGGCGAGGGGATAGGCTTGGCTGATTTGCACCGCTAAGGCGCACAGTCCGAAAGTCGGCAAGATGATGAAGAGATTGCGCACACGACCGCCGGCGCGGTGATCCATATCCGCCAATCCGCCGGCAATCACGCCCAGCACCAATGCAATGGCGGCTTCCCGCAAATCCAAGCGCGCAATCAGCCATGCCGTGAAGGCAAAAGCGGTAAAAATCGGCAAAGTATGCAGAATCAGCGGCGGCAGGCGGAGGGGTTTCATCATATGTCCTTTCTGGGGATCAAGGTTTGGGATTATACGCCTCTTTGCAAGGGCGGGAGAAAATGCGCGGCGCATTGGGCAATCGCGTAAAATAGTTTTTCTTTTTTGCCCTGCTTTTTTGGAGCTGCGCTTGTGTTGTCGCCTCAGTGCGTGCAAAATTCATCAAATTTCCTTACTGGTTGAAACCCCTCCCTTTAGGGAGGATAATCTTGTGGGAGAGGCGTAACCTCTTCCAATTCAGGGCAACACACAGAGCAACGCTTTATGTGTCGCTCTGTGTGTTGAAACATTATTCAAATTATTGTTTTTAAAGACTAATGAGATTTTATGCAGGTGATTGCCCAAATTAAAGAAGTGCGCTGCGGACGGGCTAAGGATTTTGCCCGCGGCAGCCGAAGTGCGATAGAGAAATCGCCGCAAAGGGGGGCGGTAGCAGTAGGCGAATTGGGTTTGGCAGGCGATGAGGTCGGCGATACGACAGTGCATGGCGGTATTGATAAGGCGCTGCATTGCTATGCTTTTGAACATTATGCCTATTGGCAGAGCATATTGCCGAAGACAGCCGTTCCCTTGCAGGCGGGGGCTTTCGGTGAGAATTTAAGCCTTATCGGACTGACAGAGGGGCAGGTTTGCATAGGCGATATATGGCGGATGGGCAGCGCCGAATGTGTCGTCAGTCAGGGGCGGCAACCTTGCTGGAAATTAAACGAACGGTTTGCGGTGGCGGATATGGCGCTGCGAGTGCAGGAAAGTCTGCGCTGCGGTTGGTATTTGCGCGTGCGGCAAACAGGCGCGCTGCAAGCCGGTGATCAGGTGTATTTGCTAGAGCGTCCGTATCCCGAATGGTCGATTGAGAGGATACTGGCAATCATTCATCAAGGTGTTTGCGATGCCGCGCTGCTGCAATCCCTGTTGGATTTGCCGCTGCCGCCTTCATGGCAGCGACTGTTTAGCCGCCGTTTGCAAACGGGAGCAGTGGAGGATTGGCAGCCGCGTTTGTTCGGCAAGACGGTTTAGCAGGAATAGCCGCAATCATGCGGCGGCTTTATTTATGAATGTCCTTCTTCATCCTGAGGAAGCAAAAAGGCATTAATGCCGTTTTCGCACCATATTTTTTTCTCGCTGAGGGTGGCGGCAAGCAGAGCATCGTTTTGCGCCAAGCCGGCGCGGTCGGCTTCCGGATGCCATAGATGGTAGGCAATGCCGCCGAAGCGTAAATTGGCGCGTTTGATGCCTTGATGATAGAGGCGGGCGACAAATTCGCTGTCTTCTCGTCCCCAGCCGACAAAATCATTATTAAAACCGTTAACGCTAAGGGCATCGGCGCGGAAAAAGCCCATGTTGCAGCTTTTGATGTTTTTTAAGAGTTGGTTTTCTTGCTTGAGACTTGCGCGCATCAAACTGGGAAAACGCAAGGCGGAATGGCGTTTCAATATGCCTTGCGCATAAAAAGGCAGAGAGAAGGGTGCTTGAATCGGCGTATTGAGTATCTTTTGGCTGAGTGTCGGGTTGAGCAAAACGCGGCTGCCCTGAATAAGCAGTCCTTTTTTAGCGGCGTATTGATGATCTTGCAGAAAATGCGGGTGTAAAATCAGGTCGCCGTCAATGATGACGATGTAATCGCTGTGGGCGGCGGCTATGGCGCGATTGCGTGAGGCGGCGGCGCGAAAGCCTTGGTTTTCCTGCCAGATATGGCGGATGGGGATGGCGCTGCGGGCAGTATAGGCTTGGATGAGGGCGGCGGTTTCTGCCTGGGAGCCGTCGTCGGCAATCAGGATTTCTTGCGGCGGCAGGCTTTGTTGCAGTGCGCTTTCCAAGACGCGGGACAGGGCATCAGGGCGGTTATAGGTGGTAATGACGAGCGAAATGGGCAGTGCTTGATTGGCTTCGGCAAGTTTGATGTATTTCAGATAGGAGTTGAAAGCATTGTTATTGGCGATGACAAAGCCATCTCTGCCGTATAAAAATCCCCGTTTAAATAAATAATTTTTTATCCATGCGAAAAGCCCGTGCGTTAGGGCTTGCCATGCGCCGGTTCTTTGTCTGTATTGGCGATCTTTTGTAAAGAGATCGGTATAAAATTGGCTTTTATCCAACAAATCTTTCACGCCGGCAGATGAATAGTGCAGAAGCAGTCCCGGCAAAGATTGTATTTGGCTATCTGATTGAATTAATAGGCGTTCGTGGACGTAATTATCTGAAAAGCCTGTGTGGCGGCGGTGATAGAGGCGCGTAAGATAATCGGGATACCATGTGCAGGCTTTAATCGCGCGTCCGCGATAATGATTGAGGCGCTCAAGGCAGAAGACTTGTTTGGGGTTGTCCAAATCCAGTGCGCTAATGGCATTAAGCAGTTCGGTATCGGGGATTTCATCGCTGTCGATGCTAAAAATCCAGTCGTTTCGCGCCAATTGTGCCGCCAGATTCTTCATGGCGCCGAAACCGAGAAATTCATGCTGTTCGATGCGGCAATTGGGATAGCCGGCAGCGATGGTCAGACTATTATCAGTCGAGCCGTTGTCCAGCAACAGTACTTCATCAAAATCGCGTAGGCTGTCCAGCACTTGCGGCAGATATTTTTCCGAGTTTTTGCACAAAATGGTGGCGCTGATAGGGATTTTTTTCGGCATTACTGCGTTCCCGTATGCCCGAAGCCGCCTTCGCCGCGTTCGGAGGCGCCAAATGCCGCGACCGGCAGGAGAGTGGCGCGGGCGACGGTTTGGAACATCAATTGGGCGATGCGTTCGCCTAGTGCGATGGTGTAAGGCGTTTGGCTGCGGTTCCACAGCGGTACTTTGAGTTCGCCTTGGTAGTCGCTGTCAATCAGCCCGACCAGATTACCCAGAACAATGCCGTGTTTATAGCCTAGTCCCGAACGCGGCAGCACAAGGGCGCAGTAATCGGGATTGCCGATGTGAAATGCCAGCCCTGTGCCGATGAGCCGACATTCGTTTGGGGTAAGTGTAAGGCTTTCGCCTTCAAAGACGGCACGTAAGTCCATGGCGGCGCTGCCGGCGGTGGCGTATTCGGGCAGGGCGATGCTAGTGCCGATGCGGGGGTCAAGGATTTTGTATTCAATGGCTAACATGGAGAGTCTCTTGGTATTGCTTAAGAATGTGATCGAGCAGCTGCTCGGCTAATGCGGTTTTACTTGCCGGCGGCAGGGAGATTTCTTCTGCGGCGCTGATGAGGTGGATGTGATTATGGTCGCCGCCGAAGGGTTGTTCGCGGACATTATTGGCAAGGATGAGGTCCAGCCCTTTTTTCTCGCGTTTGCGGCGTGCATATTCCAGCAGATGCTCGGTTTCGGCGGCAAAGCCGATGGTAAAGGGGCGGTTTTCTTGCAGCGCGGCAACGTCGGCGACGATATCGGGATTTTCAACCAGTTCGATGCTAAGTGTGCCGTGTACGTCTTTTTTCTGTTTGTGTTCGGCGATGTGTTTGACGCGATAATCCGCTACCGCCGCCGCGGCAATGAAGATATCACTTTCGACGGCGGCCTGCAGGGCGGCAGCATGCATTTCCACGGCACTTATCACGGGAATAAGACGGCAATGCGGCGGTGCGGCGAGGGCGGTCGGGCCGCTAATCAGGCTGACTTGCGCACCGCGGGCGGCAGCGGCGGCAGCAATCGCATAGCCCATTTTGCCGCTGCTGTGATTCGAGAGATAGCGGACGGGGTCAATGGCTTCGCGGGTCGGGCCGGCGGTAATACACAGGCGGATGCCCTGCCAGTCTTGACGCGTATTCAAAATACGCTTAAGTGCGGCGATAATTTCTTCAGGCTCTGCCATGCGCCCCGGCCCTGTTTCGCCGCAGGCTTGCGCGCCGATGCCGACCGGCAAGAGATGATGTTTGGCGCGGTGGCTAAGAGTGGCGATATGCGCTTGCGTAGCGGGATGCGTCCACATCAGATGATTCATGGCAGGGGCGATGAGAATATCTGCGGCACTGGCAAGATAAAGGGTGCTGAGTAGATTATCCGCCAAGCCGAGCGCGAGTTTGGTCAGCGTATTGGCGGTGGCGGGCGCGATGATGAGGACATCCGCCCAGCGCGACAGTTCGATATGCCCCATGGCGGCTTCGGCTTGGCTGTCAAATAAATCGCTGCGCGGCGTTTCGCCGCTGATGGCTTGCAAGGTATGGGTGCTGACAAAATGCTGCGCATGCTCGGTCAGCACGCATTTCACTTCATGTCCCTGCTGCGTGAGTTGCCGCGCAAGCAAGACGCTTTTATATGCCGCAATGCCGCCGCAAATACCTAATAATATTTTTGCCATCAATCCGTTCCAGTCGCTAAAAGCCCTTGCAAGTCAGGCGAAAGGCAGTATTCTATCCTGCATGGATAGGAAAACAAACTCTCTTACGCAATCCTCATCAGCAGATATGCCGCGTGAGCGGCTATTGTCGCAGGGCGCACAGGCTTTGGCGGATTATGAATTATTGGCTTTGCTGCTGCGCACGGGCGGCGGCGGTCGTTCCGTTTTGGCATTTGCTCAACACATTTTGCAGCTGCGCGGCGGACTGGTGGGCTTATTGCGCTCGGAGCAGGCGCATTTGCAGCCGATTAAAGGTTTGGGCAATGCCAAAATTGCGGAGATTCTTGCGGTGGCGGAATTGGCAAAACGTTTTCTCACCGCCCAATTGCAAGAGCGGCAATGGCGTTTTCAGTCCGCCGACGATGTACGCGATTTTTTATTGATGCACTATAAGGGTTTGGCGCAGGAGGAAATGGGCATTTTGCTGCTGGATGGCGGACATCAATATCTTGGTTTTGTGCAGTTTCGAGAACAGTCCGCGCCGAATGAAATCCCTATTTCCTTGCGCGAGCTGCTGCGCCAAGTTTTGCAGCATAATGCGGCGGCAGTGATTTTGGTGCATAACCATCCTAGCGGCAGCATTGAACCTTCGCAAGCCGATAGAGAAACGACGCAGCGGATTGACGATTTGTTAAACTCAATACAAGTGCGCCTTTTGGATCATTTTATTGTATGTGGCAATCAAATAATTTCTATGCGTGAGAGCGGCTTTTGGTAATATAATAAAAACTTTTATAAATGGAATCGGGAGAGGCTAATCTCTTCCGATTTAGGACAACACATAGAGAGACGTTTTATGTGTCGTTCTGTGTGTTGAAACATGGAGAGTAGAAAATGTTAAAAACCGCTCTAATTGTAGATGATTCCCGTCTGGCACGCTTGACGCTCAAGCGCCTGCTGACTCAATATGATATTCAAGTTTCCGAAGCCGAGGGCGTGGTCGATGCCGAACGTTGGATTCAGCATAACCTTATGCCAGATATGGTCTTTATGGACGTCATGATGCCGGAGATTGACGGCTTTGAAGGATTGGAGCGTATGCGCGCCAATCCTGAAACGCGCCATGTGCCGGTGATTATGTATTCCGGCGATATTTCCGAAGAAGCGCGCAAAAAAGCGCGTGATCACGGCGCGACAGGCTATTTGCCCAAACCGGCGGATGCCAACCGCCTCGATCATTTGCTCAATGCGCTTAATAAACGCAGCAAACCGACGCAAATACCGGCTGCAGCGCCTACACCGCCTGTTGAAAAAGCCAAACCTGCCAAACCGGCAAATATTTACGGCAAAGCGACAAGTCTGAGCGGTGACAGTCCTTTTGAATTGACGCAGGAAAACTTTGCTCCGGCGCATCAAACTTTTGAGGAAGCGCCACCGCCGCGTGCCGCAGTAAGAGAAGCGCCGCGCGAAGCGGAAATGCCGGTCTTGCAAGAAAGCGTCATGCCGATTGCGCCGGCTGCTGCAGCCTTATCGCCCGAAATTTTATCGCGCTTGGATGATTTGGAAGCCCGCTTGAATGCCGCACAACAAGCCGGCAGACCTAGTGCGCCGAGCACTCCGCCGGAAGTGGCTCAACGCCTCAACCGCTTGGAAGAAAAACTGAGTGCGCAAAGCAGCAATGCCGCCTTGTTGGATTTTAGCGCCGATGTCGAGCGTCAGCGTCTGGATGTCATTTATTTGCAAAGACAAGTCGCTAAATCCGAGCAATTGGGCAAAGTGGCGGTCGGCCTTGCCGCTTTAGGACTGTTGATTGCTTTGGCGGCGGTCATTCGTTCGATGTTATAAACTTAGATTTGTGCGCCTTCTCACGCTCTGCTTTATTTTAGCCGCCGTTGCGATAGTAAGCAGTTTTTTCTCCCTAGGCGCATGGTCCTTAAGCATCATGCTGCTGATTGTATTGCTATGGCAATATCGCCAGCAGCATATTCTTTTGTCTTGGATGAGGACAGGCGCCAAGAAATTGCCGCCGGATCTCAGCCTTCCTTATGATGAAATAGCCGCCTGCCATTATCGCGCACGCGAACAGTCGCGCAAACGCAAACACCGCCTGCAAGGCTTTTTAAGCGTTTATCACCGCGTGGTTAATAATATTTCCCGATGTGGCGCTGATTATCGAGCAGCAGGGGCGTCTGCTCGGTTTTAACCGCAAGGCGCAGGAAATTTTAGGACTGGACCGCCGCTTGGATATCGGCAATAAAGTCGATTTCATGTTGCGCGGCGAAGGGGCAGAAGGATTTTGGGAACGTATGCAGTCTGCCGACAGTGTCTTATTGCGCTTATTCTCCGAGTCCAATTATGTGCTTGAATTCGTGCAATTGCCTTTTCAAAAAGGCGAGGGCTGTTATTGGCAAGGGATGTGAGCAAATATTATCAAGAGCAGGCGCGACGCAAAGCCTTTGTCGAAAATGCCTCACATGAGCTGAGAACGCCGCTTACCGTTTTATGCGGTTTCTTGGAAATTATGCAGCATCAAGAGGATATACCGGAGAAATGGCAGATGCCCCTGTAGGAAATGCGCAGCCATAGTCTGCGTATGCAATCCTTGGTAGAAGATATGCTGCGTCTGGTGCAGTTGGAGAACGGCGCGCGCGCCGTTCGTGCACAAGACTTGGATTTACAGCCTTGGCTGAAGCGTTTGATCGCAGAAATCAATGGACAATTTCCTGAGAGCGTTGGTATCGTTCTTGAAGAAATGGAGGATGTTATAGTCAAAGAATTGAAAAAGTATTACGGCGTTGGCTCGCCTTGCCCGTACGCTCTTGTACTGTCTGCGGCTCGCCGCCTTGTATTACTTTTCACTTCTCCGACTATAGAAGCGCACGGCGGTGAGTTGCAGATTACTTCGCAAGAAGGTAAGGGCAGTCGCTCTATAGAGGGCAAACCATTTGCGATTAGGTGCGCGGAATACGGCATAGTCGGGAAAGCCTTGCCATAGGTATTCCGCTTGGACGTGGTAAGTGTTTTCGATATGTCGGAACAGTGAACGGGCTTGCATTATTCGACTAAATGACGAATATCGACCACGGCTTCTTGTCCGAATGCCGCGCTTTCGCAATAAGCCAAAAGGGTGGCGGCGGTACTGGGCGCGCTTTGCAATGCGCCGTCTTGCTGCAAATCGAGAAAACGCTGCCGAATGGGGAAATCGGTATTGGCACGAATTTCCGCCTGCATGGCGGTATCAATCACGCCCGGAGCGATGCTGACCGCCTGAATATGCGGCTGCGCTTCGGCGGCGATATTGCGGGCATGATGGTCAAGCGCGGCTTTGCCGGCGCCATAGACCGACCAGCCGGCATAGCTTTTATGTGCGGCACCGCTGCTGATATGTACGATACGCAGCCGCTGCGCTAATGCGGCGGCGGCATCGGCGAGCATTAGGGGCGCGCTGACGTTTAGGGCGACAGCTTGGGCAATGGCTGCCGCGCCCTGCCGTCCCAGTAAGTGAGCCGGCTCTTGCGTGCCGGCGCAGTTAAACAGCCATAGTTCTTGCCCTTGGCAGAATTGCGCAAATGCCGCGCTTTCCAGCCATTGCTGCAAGGCAGCGCTATCGCTTAAATCCAAGGCAATTTGCTGCAATTGTCCGCCGTATTGCGCGGCGAGTGTGGCATTGCTGCGTCTGGCGATGCCGCAAACCTGTGCGCCCTGCGCCAGTAAGGCGGCGGCGAGTGCTTCTCCGAGTCCGCTGCTGTGTCCTGTGATGATGGCTTGTTTAATCATTCTGCGCTTCCTTTGCCAATAAGGCGTCTGCCAATCGGGCGAAACCTGCGCCGTCTAGGTTTTCGGGGCGCAGGGTCGGGTCAATATCGAGTTGCTGCAATGCTTCGCTGCTAAACCAATGCGACAGCGATTTGCGCAGCATTTTGCGCCGCTGGGCAAAGGCGGTTTTTACCACTAAGGCAAAATGCGCCGGCGATTGCACCGCCCATTGCGGTGCGGCACGCGGCACGAGTCTGACGACCGCGCTATCGACTTTCGGCGGCGGATCAAAGGCTTCGGGCGGAATATCAAAAAGCGATTCGGTTAGCAAATATTGCTGCAACATCAAACTCAAACGTCCATAGTCTTTGTTATTCGGCTGGGCGACAATCCGCTCCACCACTTCTTTTTGCAGCATAAAATGCATGTCTTGGATGTGTTGGCGCTGCGCGAGGCAATGAAAGAGTATGGGAGAGGAAAGGTTGTAGGGCAGATTGCCGATGATACGCAGCGGTGCCGCCAGTCCCAAATCGGCAAAATCCACCGTCAGTACATCTGCTTCGATAAGATTGAGTTTGCCGACCGCCGCCGCTTTGCGCGCCAAAGGCGCCAATACGCGGCTGTCGAATTCGATAGCGGTCAGCGCGCCGGCTTTGGCAAGCACGGGTAAGGTCAGCGCCCCCAAGCCCGGCCCGATTTCGATGATGCGCTCGTCGGGCTGCGGATAGATGGCACTAAGCATGTCGCCGATCACATGATCGTCGGCTAGGAAATGCTGCCCTAAATGTTTGGCGGCGCGGACTTCAGCCATGCTTATTCCTAGTAAATGCGGATATAGGCATTTTGCCGTGCTTCGATAATGCGGCGCTCCCATGCCTGCTGCATGGCGCTTTGGTAGAGGCTGGCACGGATGCGTTCGCGCAGCATGTCTTCGCTGCGATCCACTTGTTCGCGCTCATAGACTTTCAAAATATGCCAGCCGAAGCTGCTTTCAAAAGGCGCTTGCAGGCTGCCCAGCGGCGCTTTAATCATTTGCTCGGCAAAACGCGGTTCAAGGGTGTCGGCGCTCAACCAACCCAATTCGCCGCCGCGCAGGGCGGAAGCGGGGTCTTGCGAGTATTGCTGTACCAAAGTCGCGAAATCCGCGCCTTGTTGAAGCGCGGCATAAATTTGCTCGATGGCGGCTTTTGCCGCTTGAGGGTTGTGCGGATTATGGCGAATCAGGATATGCGCCATCCGTGCCTGCGGCACGATATAGCCTTCGCCGCCCGCTACCGAGGTACTGACGACTTTCAGGAAGTGCATACCGTCGGCATCGACCACCGGTTTATTGACCATTTGACCGCCGCGCAAACCCGCCACGGCACTAGCAAAGCGCAGGGGAATTTGCCCGATATTGACTTGTCCCAAATCGACCAGTCTGGCTTCGGGAATCTCCGCCGCCGCTTGGCTTAAATCATTGTTATGCGCGCGCAAGGCATCTGAAATGCGAGCGAGGGTTTCGGCAATCGCGGCGCCGCGTTCTTCCACCGGCAGATTAGGCACGGGCAGCAGCAGATCTTGCAGATGTATGGTGCTGCCTTCGCGGCGGGCGATTTGGGTTAATTGATCATTGATTTGCGCGGATGTGATACTGACTTGATTGCCCACTAAGGCTTCCTGCAATTTGGCTTGACGGATTTGCTCCGCCACGCTTTGCCGGTATTGCTGCGCATTCATGCCGGTTTGCTTTTGCACTTGGCTCTGCAAATCGGCAGGGCTGAGCTGATTTTGCTCGGCAACGCGCATAATGCCTTCATCAATCTCTTCATCGCTGACCTGCACTTGATATTGCTGCGCTAATTGTTCAATCACATGCTGAATAATCACGCGATCCATCAGCAGTTCTTGCAACTGCGTACCTGATAAGGGAATATCGCGCGGTAAAGCGGCGCGGGCGGCGGTCAGCTCTTTTTCCAATTGACGGCGGCTGATTGCTTCTTGATTGATAACCAAGGCAATCTCGTCAAGCGGCTGTGCCTGCGATTGGGCATATTCCGCCTGCGGACCGAATTGCAGGTTTTGCGCGCCGGCTAAGAGCGGGCAAAACATGAGGAATACAAGGCGCTTCATAAATTTTTCTCCTGCGGTAGGGGGGTGAAACCAGTGAGTTGCTTGTTCAATAATTTGCCGGTACGGCTGCCCATATTGCCCAAGCCTTTGAAAATAAATTCTAAATAAACAGCATT is a window from the Suttonella indologenes genome containing:
- the murI gene encoding glutamate racemase → MSSAAIGLFDSGIGGSSIWQALQTELPQENTCYLADNANAPYGDKSPSEILALCEADCAFLIERGCKLIIIACNTATALAAAALRSRYRLPIIGVEPAVKPAALATHSGSIGVLATKATLASEKFLAGVENHVKSKGIKLLARSGSGLVELIENNQLHSKEMAALLDVHCSAFAAAGIDQLVLGCTHYPYLRAQLAARLPQVNIIDSGAAVARHTRRILTAAQLLNPQPPHQAQHEWFSTGDSRILAQFAPSGDSVKQIRLSQISAGEAEK
- the dut gene encoding dUTP diphosphatase, with amino-acid sequence MLAIEYKILDPRIGTSIALPEYATAGSAAMDLRAVFEGESLTLTPNECRLIGTGLAFHIGNPDYCALVLPRSGLGYKHGIVLGNLVGLIDSDYQGELKVPLWNRSQTPYTIALGERIAQLMFQTVARATLLPVAAFGASERGEGGFGHTGTQ
- a CDS encoding glycosyltransferase family 2 protein is translated as MPKKIPISATILCKNSEKYLPQVLDSLRDFDEVLLLDNGSTDNSLTIAAGYPNCRIEQHEFLGFGAMKNLAAQLARNDWIFSIDSDEIPDTELLNAISALDLDNPKQVFCLERLNHYRGRAIKACTWYPDYLTRLYHRRHTGFSDNYVHERLLIQSDSQIQSLPGLLLHYSSAGVKDLLDKSQFYTDLFTKDRQYRQRTGAWQALTHGLFAWIKNYLFKRGFLYGRDGFVIANNNAFNSYLKYIKLAEANQALPISLVITTYNRPDALSRVLESALQQSLPPQEILIADDGSQAETAALIQAYTARSAIPIRHIWQENQGFRAAASRNRAIAAAHSDYIVIIDGDLILHPHFLQDHQYAAKKGLLIQGSRVLLNPTLSQKILNTPIQAPFSLPFYAQGILKRHSALRFPSLMRASLKQENQLLKNIKSCNMGFFRADALSVNGFNNDFVGWGREDSEFVARLYHQGIKRANLRFGGIAYHLWHPEADRAGLAQNDALLAATLSEKKIWCENGINAFLLPQDEEGHS
- the yccS gene encoding YccS family putative transporter; the protein is MKPLRLPPLILHTLPIFTAFAFTAWLIARLDLREAAIALVLGVIAGGLADMDHRAGGRVRNLFIILPTFGLCALAVQISQAYPLALFLLMAVLAFFSTMLGAIDTRYRTIGFCSLVVALYTLLADNAALPWYANPLLIMLGALICQSSMLGFQLLFPNHPVQQSLAASFRVLADYMDEKALFFAPDEKAQLTAAEYRLAGLTGKVAEAFNHSRDVLFNRLAGGKMSPLRRRQLQDFFSAQDIHERISAAHVDYQDLLTRLPHSDLLFRIERLIHLQAQACRAYARALAAEQSFDCPPALLRAQVGLHKAWQHHLAQAPQEHSLAAVLRNLEKISLQLEKLGKTEQAQDSAMHAQDRLHNNQLSDWRQIPQRLRVHLHAQSPFFRHALRMSLMSCLCVIIVESLDLHLGYWILLTAVFVCQPNRAATRSKLVQRIIGTLIGVLVGGLLPLLAPERITLLSLLVLANTFFFYFRARNYSFSTFFITVQVFIGFALIDVNLGGAVWRRVFDTLLGAAIAWSCVQWIFPERRYQSLPQLIRNALQANADYLAVISAQLHQEQRDDLAYRASRRRVHEQAAALAGFATEQQQSQAMNAVQENYRLVSRLSALAAHRGQQNALSDSTLEPLLNIMYGKEKPDALSAYIRRLEQSPSHDSERQLLPLCQALEALYKESHVIGSHRTI
- a CDS encoding MOSC domain-containing protein — its product is MQVIAQIKEVRCGRAKDFARGSRSAIEKSPQRGAVAVGELGLAGDEVGDTTVHGGIDKALHCYAFEHYAYWQSILPKTAVPLQAGAFGENLSLIGLTEGQVCIGDIWRMGSAECVVSQGRQPCWKLNERFAVADMALRVQESLRCGWYLRVRQTGALQAGDQVYLLERPYPEWSIERILAIIHQGVCDAALLQSLLDLPLPPSWQRLFSRRLQTGAVEDWQPRLFGKTV
- the coaBC gene encoding bifunctional phosphopantothenoylcysteine decarboxylase/phosphopantothenate--cysteine ligase CoaBC, giving the protein MAKILLGICGGIAAYKSVLLARQLTQQGHEVKCVLTEHAQHFVSTHTLQAISGETPRSDLFDSQAEAAMGHIELSRWADVLIIAPATANTLTKLALGLADNLLSTLYLASAADILIAPAMNHLMWTHPATQAHIATLSHRAKHHLLPVGIGAQACGETGPGRMAEPEEIIAALKRILNTRQDWQGIRLCITAGPTREAIDPVRYLSNHSSGKMGYAIAAAAAARGAQVSLISGPTALAAPPHCRLIPVISAVEMHAAALQAAVESDIFIAAAAVADYRVKHIAEHKQKKDVHGTLSIELVENPDIVADVAALQENRPFTIGFAAETEHLLEYARRKREKKGLDLILANNVREQPFGGDHNHIHLISAAEEISLPPASKTALAEQLLDHILKQYQETLHVSH